Proteins encoded within one genomic window of Polyodon spathula isolate WHYD16114869_AA chromosome 32, ASM1765450v1, whole genome shotgun sequence:
- the ahdc1 gene encoding AT-hook DNA-binding motif-containing protein 1, whose translation MKKDRKPQTMACTPLPRACTPLPSLERSPEGGCNSLDPPKSPELACQGSWTGQQSLLPPGGRSGDPCPLPLPSSPPGMPDSPDPCLLYGIKKNPARGHLSPLDQLEAFVGTQETEEVLEEKQDSELKSFSTSALLSSGRSSMDSILTLLQRKCGNGRINLCPVVQLIDITKDLGRLSRGLQTSSVRLDCGGWSEGGSGEEELLGGSGGENTELLYSFHSTPSLANGIRGPGQRLHKRPRIGPKGRRQHLLQRQLELQKLAEIERPPQSEAPKTSPEPEPEPEPEAEPAGVAQDPSLVRLEVPSEIQAPPEPLPNKLPLFPATSQQVTPECHPNTAVTTTPSTAAPVETVSTPPESQQSSTERGQNPSATTPDRERKYALRSSDRPKIPCHLRKSSRLRRALEEVHKDIKETTPKEEPEETPDNTPKPKEVEAAGEKEEVCEEVEKKPRGLESFEAVPRFPTLSEGAVREGSSTARGRRKGKCVGIRKIVVKVARIPVNMSRRHKSYKISSMETPGQQERAGETEGGEGPQREPTALLKMKNNGKNVMVMFPPGKLPVILKRRRGRPPKQVPPGQSDPKEVKIEEGKKPRRRRRVKLPSPQPSYANDTNDAKTDYGDVLSKLAFLNREPPTTGRCSPPRCSSPSEPESLQQPLDTPNISTLLHRLQGFRRRGGRAGCMGGRGGLAGSAESFKRSFSDFFETIGKKRKTPTSDPDHPRKRGKAAMGDPSRIPSAEKVFRKRRPRKNGVLKEPGAHQDSEWASGNGWASRADGRPSQADFGYQKAALPRGFAPCNPGKVGYYPSQAQGNPESQGLCAGYFRSLLDSDDSSDLLDCSLSSSSAAPGRTESRKVSGCYEAGNPTQSQRWSPGYPKRAPKAGPSNCEGPSQTSHPPRPPYAHGGNYNLSQTSPTSFQKLVPPLSLSRSPSSPHPSGSFSQYSGYVSGSQSNLQPLKQYEGQRTADCSFPYAGSGNSKALQASPSSSSHIGYSGHQGTNPLGKSLYGGFPSPGAASPGSFMLTKSTASSFPLSPESCRQSSQWGHRSSYPGSGNPDAFGLQFLSSLDYSACTEPKDILDISNYTPQKAKQRSFSETFSESSSDSSHFGQPGAAGSCKLQDHPASGEGQSSLSSLEKLMMDWNESSSGPSYSWNQSVLFQGGSKPGRGRRKRTDAQGESCLLGFPPVSTPSNSSSPIPGTKRSTMGARQPRGSRGAFPSCRRDRAALLKPKAQKPAAQAAAMPLYQDSPNLVVDYYSGDSSSMSPLSSQSQSMGLGEREQCGYSSPYSINPPTPSSSEDKFLQMFHSEAACLSPVVGLQPDPKPFHAAPTKPLYPYTGPPKAFSPSCSPTLTFNKDNPLPCDFRRLLPCAAQSPHRASKDLPGSQYDSPTYSSSSYWYQQPGGSLSGSPHHYDKREEFVERTGAAGSPHILNPISLGRTEKEREVENEALEMGRPHRPAAAATTHSSPYPPALELNSHPSASEPGFHLPPESFQHRYPPLQSQGQTGLWPPPQRGVLSHLLDQHTEDLFTVTSL comes from the coding sequence ATGAAGAAGGACAGAAAGCCACAAACCATGGCATGCACCCCCCTCCCCAGGGCATGCACCCCCCTCCCCAGCCTGGAGCGGAGCCCCGAGGGGGGCTGCAACTCCCTCGACCCACCAAAGAGTCCTGAGCTGGCCTGTCAGGGGAGCTGGACCGGTCAGCAGTCTCTGCTCCCTCCAGGGGGGCGCAGCGGAGACCCCTGCCCTTTACCCTTGCCCTCTAGCCCCCCGGGGATGCCTGACAGTCCCGACCCCTGCCTGTTGTAtgggattaaaaaaaacccagctagGGGGCACCTCTCTCCTTTAGATCAGCTGGAAGCATTTGTGGGAACCCAGGAGACAGAGGAGGTGCTGGAAGAGAAGCAGGACAGTGAGCTAAAGAGCTTCTCCACCTCGGCTCTGCTCTCCTCAGGCAGGAGCAGCATGGACAGCATCCTGACACTGCTGCAGAGGAAGTGCGGGAACGGGAGAATCAACCTGTGCCCTGTGGTGCAGCTCATAGACATCACCAAGGACCTAGGCAGGCTCTCCAGGGGCCTGCAGACCAGCAGCGTGAGACTGGACTGTGGGGGCTGGAGCGAGGGGGGCAGTGGTGAGGAGGAGCTGCTGGGAGGGAGCGGAGGGGAGAACACAGAACTGCTCTACAGCTTCCACTCCACACCCTCATTGGCCAACGGCATCCGCGGCCCTGGACAGAGGCTGCACAAGAGACCTAGGATCGGGCCCAAAGGACGGAGGCAGCACCTGCTTCAGCGGCAGCTTGAGCTCCAGAAGCTGGCTGAGATAGAACGACCCCCGCAGAGCGAGGCACCCAAGACATccccagaaccagaaccagaacctgAGCCAgaagcagagccagcaggggTGGCACAGGATCCTTCCCTGGTCCGTTTGGAAGTGCCCAGTGAGATCCAAGCCCCTCCTGAGCCTCTCCCCAACAAGTTGCCCCTTTTCCCAGCCACCAGCCAGCAGGTCACCCCAGAATGCCATCCCAATACTGCGGTTACCACCACACCTAGTACTGCTGCCCCTGTAGAAACAGTCAGCACCCCCCCAGAGAGCCAGCAGAGCTCCACAGAGAGGGGGCAGAATCCCTCCGCCACGACCCCCGACCGAGAGAGGAAGTACGCGCTGAGGAGCTCAGACAGGCCAAAGATCCCGTGCCATCTGAGGAAATCCTCACGGTTGAGACGGGCATTGGAAGAGGTTCACAAGGACATTAAGGAGACAACCCCCAAAGAGGAGCCTGAAGAAACCCCGGACAATACTCCCAAACCCAAGGAGGTTGAAGCAGCAGGAGAAAAGGAGGAGGTGTGCGAGGAGGTAGAGAAGAAGCCCCGGGGATTGGAAAGCTTTGAGGCTGTCCCCAGGTTTCCTACGCTGAGTGAAGGGGCTGTGAGAGAAGGGTCCTCGACTGCCCGAGGCAGGCGGAAAGGAAAGTGCGTGGGCATCCGGAAGATTGTGGTGAAGGTCGCCCGCATCCCAGTGAACATGAGCCGGCGCCACAAGAGCTACAAAATCTCGTCCATGGAGACACCCGGGCAGCAGGAGAGGGCTGGGGAAACAGAGGGCGGGGAGGGACCCCAGCGGGAGCCCACAGCgttactgaaaatgaaaaacaacggCAAGAATGTGATGGTGATGTTCCCCCCGGGGAAGCTGCCAGTCATCCTGAAGAGGCGGCGAGGGCGCCCGCCCAAACAGGTCCCACCCGGGCAGTCAGACCCCAAAGAGGTCAAGATCGAGGAGGGGAAGAAGCCACGGCGTCGCCGCAGGGTCAAGCTGCCCTCTCCTCAGCCCTCCTACGCAAATGACACCAATGATGCCAAGACCGACTACGGAGACGTCCTCTCCAAACTGGCCTTTCTTAACCGGGAGCCGCCCACCACTGGCCGCTGCTCCCCTCCCCGCTGCTCCAGCCCCAGTGAGCCAGAGTCCCTTCAGCAGCCCCTCGACACCCCAAACATCTCCACCCTGCTGCACAGGCTGCAAGGCTTCCGACGGCGAGGAGGCAGGGCGGGCTGCATGGGAGGAAGAGGGGGGCTGGCTGGCTCTGCCGAGTCCTTCAAGAGATCTTTCAGTGACTTCTTCGAGACTATTGGGAAAAAACGGAAAACGCCGACCTCCGACCCCGATCACCCCCGCAAGAGAGGCAAGGCCGCGATGGGGGACCCTAGCCGCATTCCTTCAGCAGAGAAAGTGTTTCGCAAGAGGCGCCCTCGAAAGAACGGCGTCCTGAAGGAGCCTGGAGCGCACCAGGATTCGGAGTGGGCCAGCGGGAATGGCTGGGCTTCCAGAGCAGATGGGCGGCCAAGCCAAGCGGACTTCGGATACCAAAAAGCAGCTTTGCCTCGGGGCTTTGCGCCATGCAATCCTGGGAAGGTAGGCTATTACCCATCTCAAGCTCAAGGCAACCCCGAATCTCAAGGGCTGTGCGCTGGGTATTTCCGCTCCCTCCTGGATTCCGATGACTCCTCCGACTTGTTGGATTGCTCTTTGTCTTCGTCGTCAGCAGCACCGGGACGCACTGAATCTCGCAAGGTTTCCGGATGTTATGAAGCTGGGAACCCCACACAGAGCCAGCGGTGGTCTCCTGGCTACCCCAAGAGGGCCCCCAAGGCCGGCCCATCAAACTGTGAGGGCCCCTCCCAGACCTCCCACCCGCCAAGGCCTCCCTATGCACATGGTGGCAACTACAATCTCTCTCAGACCTCGCCTACGTCCTTCCAGAAGCTGGTtccacctctctccctctccaggtCCCCCAGCTCCCCACACCCCTCTGGAAGTTTCTCCCAGTACAGTGGCTATGTCTCTGGGTCCCAGTCTAATCTCCAGCCATTGAAGCAGTATGAGGGCCAGAGGACAGCTGACTGCAGCTTCCCATATGCTGGCAGTGGCAACAGCAAGGCACTCCAGGCATCCCCAAGCAGCTCTTCTCATATCGGCTACTCCGGCCACCAAGGTACCAATCCTTTGGGCAAGTCCTTGTATGGTGGCTTCCCAAGCCCTGGGGCAGCATCTCCTGGTAGCTTCATGCTGACCAAGAGCACGGCCAGCTCCTTCCCCTTGTCTCCCGAAAGCTGCAGGCAGTCCTCCCAGTGGGGGCACCGGTCCAGCTACCCAGGGAGTGGGAACCCGGACGCTTTCGGGCTGCAGTTCCTCAGCTCTTTGGACTACAGCGCCTGCACCGAGCCTAAGGACATCCTGGATATCTCCAACTACACGCCTCAGAAGGCCAAGCAGCGCTCCTTCTCAGAGACCTTCTCAGAGTCCTCTTCGGACAGCTCTCACTTTGGGCAGCCAGGGGCGGCGGGGTCTTGCAAGCTGCAGGACCACCCTGCCTCTGGCGAGGGACAGTCCAGCCTGTCCAGCCTGGAGAAGCTGATGATGGACTGGAATGAGAGCTCCTCAGGCCCCTCCTACAGCTGGAACCAGAGCGTCCTCTTCCAGGGGGGTTCCAAACCTGGGCGGGGGAGGCGGAAAAGGACTGACGCCCAGGGAGAGAGCTGCCTTCTGGGCTTCCCACCAGTCTCCACTCCCTCCAACTCATCTTCTCCCATTCCTGGCACCAAAAGGAGCACCATGGGAGCCAGGCAGCCCAGGGGGTCTCGTGGAGCCTTTCCTTCCTGCAGACGGGACCGTGCCGCTCTGCTGAAGCCCAAGGCTCAGAAACCAGCCGCCCAGGCTGCAGCGATGCCCCTCTACCAGGACAGCCCAAACCTTGTGGTGGACTATTACAGTGGAGACAGCAGCAGTATGTCCCCTCTGTCCTCACAGTCCCAAAGCATGGGGttgggggagagggagcagtGTGGATACTCCAGCCCCTACTCcatcaacccccccaccccctcctcctcagaGGACAAGTTCCTGCAGATGTTCCACAGTGAGGCCGCCTGTCTCTCCCCGGTCGTGGGCCTACAGCCCGACCCCAAGCCCTTCCATGCGGCCCCTACCAAACCTCTGTACCCGTACACCGGGCCTCCAAAGGCCTTTTCCCCCAGCTGCTCCCCAACCCTCACCTTCAACAAGGACAACCCCCTGCCCTGTGACTTCCGAAGACTTCTGCCTTGCGCTGCTCAGAGTCCCCACCGAGCCAGCAAGGACCTCCCTGGATCCCAGTATGACTCCCCCACCTACAGCAGCTCCTCTTACTGGTACCAGCAGCCAGGTGGTTCCTTGTCTGGCAGCCCGCACCACTACGACAAGCGGGAGGAGTTTGTGGAGCGGACCGGAGCGGCGGGCAGCCCGCACATCCTCAATCCCATCTCCCTGGGCAggacagagaaagagagggaggttGAGAACGAGGCCCTGGAGATGGGGAGGCCACACAGGCCAGCTGCTGCTGCTACCACTCACTCCTCCCCTTACCCGCCCGCTCTGGAACTGAACTCTCATCCGTCTGCTAGCGAGCCTGGCTTCCACCTGCCGCCGGAGAGTTTCCAGCACCGCTACCCCCCCCTCCAGAGCCAGGGACAGACCGGCCTGTGGCCCCCCCCTCAAAGAGGGGTCCTCAGCCACCTGCTGGACCAGCACACGGAGGACTTGTTCACCGTCACCAGCCTATAG